The Acidobacteriota bacterium sequence GGCTTCGACACCAGTTACGCCAACGACCGCGACGACGGTGAGCTTGCGACGGCGTCGCGGGTGGAGGGACGGACGCTGCTGACGCGCGATCACGGCCTGCTCAAGCGCGGCACGGTCACCCACGGCTACTTCGTCCGCGAACGGGCACCAAGGCAACAGGCGGTCGAGGTCGTCCGCCGGTTCGACCTGGCGGGACGCGCCGACCCCTTTTCGCGCTGTCTCCGCTGCAACGACCGGCTCACCCCCGTGGCCAGGCACGAAGTGCTCCCCCGCCTGCCGCGACGCGCGGCACAGCGGCACGACGAGTTCCGGGCCTGCGCCGTGTGTCACCGGGTCTATTGGAAAGGCACGCACTACTGGCGGATGGTCGCCCTGGTCGAGCAACTCCTCGTCGAGGCGGCACGCGGAGACGGGGCGGCCGGTTGAGTGGCGGCACCAAGGCGGAACATTGACCGGCCGCGGA is a genomic window containing:
- a CDS encoding twitching motility protein PilT, which encodes MGVATFRFYAELNDFLGPSLRQRAFDRHFDGRPSVKDVIEAIGVPHTEIDLVLIDGRSVSFSEPLADGSRVAVYPVFEAIDIGPVLQVRPRPLREPKFLLDVHLGRLAMLLRLLGFDTSYANDRDDGELATASRVEGRTLLTRDHGLLKRGTVTHGYFVRERAPRQQAVEVVRRFDLAGRADPFSRCLRCNDRLTPVARHEVLPRLPRRAAQRHDEFRACAVCHRVYWKGTHYWRMVALVEQLLVEAARGDGAAG